Below is a window of Ananas comosus cultivar F153 linkage group 9, ASM154086v1, whole genome shotgun sequence DNA.
CATTTAAGGCTctactatcaaaattaaaatggaTCAAGCAAAGAGATCTCACAGCGCCTTCCTCACTGGCCTCTGTTTTATTTCTCAGCATCACCAACAGACGACTCCTTATCATCGGCCCCATCTTTATTCTGCTCGTGCACGATTTTCCAAAAGAAGTCCGTCAACACCTCCTCATAGCCCGGCATCTTAGCATACCCGGGGAAGTAGTTAATGTCGATCACGAGATATCGATTCCCTACCCTAACATCTCTTATCACGTCAAAATTGAACAGATGGAGCCCCAACGCTCGCCCGAGGCCGCGTGCAATCTCGGCCACGAAGCTGAGCGGCGGCATCTCGGCCTCCTCTAGCAGCGGCTCCTCCATGGAGTCCTTTGTGGTGGTCATGTTGGATATCTGCGAGAAGGAGACCGACCCCTCAGCGTTGCGCTCGAGCCCCTCCTCGGAAACGTCTGGCAGGGACCGGCGCTTGACACACTGGACGTGGTCGCCGACCACGTAGACCTTGAAGATTACGCCGCCGTGGTTGACGAACTCCTGGAGGACGAGCGGGGGCTTGAGCTTGCGGAGGCCCTCGCGGTGGAAGACGAGGGCCATCTTGTGCGACTTGGCGCTGCCGTCGGCGACGAGGGGCTTCGCGATGACGGGGAAGCGGAGGGCGCCGACGAGGGTGGAGTTGGCGAGCGCGGCGGCGTCGTAGACCACGACCTGGCTAGGGATCCCGAAGGTCTCGCTCCGATCGCCGCCACCGCCCACGTCGATCTCGGAGACGACCTGGAGCATGGAGATGCGGTTGTGGAGGCGGTCGATGGCGGCGGGGCGGTCGACGACGGGGACGCTAGGGTTTCGGGCGGCGAAGGCGTCGAGCTGGGCGCGCCACTCGTCGCCGTAGAGTTTGTGGAGGACGCAGTGGAAGGGCCCCTGgtgggagagggggagggaggggTCGATCGGGACGAGGTCGATGCCACGGGCGCGGGCGAGGCTCACCAGCGAGGGCTGGATGAAGCTCTGCTGCTTCTTCGGGGCCAGCGCGTACCCGATCGAGAACCTTCCAGAACAAAGACGTgattcctcctccgccgccgccattgGATCGGGAGCCCTCAGGAGTCGCACGGCATTTTCACGGTTTCGAAGGATCGGGGATTAGGGTCTGCGAAGGATCGGCGATGTCACGGAGAGATGGAGAGGAGGATTAGGGTTTGCCGCTTCGCTGGCTGTATTatcggaggaagaggagagagaagggaaTGGATAGAGCTAGCATGAGAGAAGGTCGCGGAGGATGAGATCGCGGTGCGGTTACTCGCAGCTCAGTTTGCACCCACTTCGGCGCAGAGTGCAGTGAAAATGTATCGTCGTATTCCCCCGCCCCAAACTGTATAATAGGCCATTGTTCAAATGACCCGTTCAATGCACCACGACGGCCGGAGATGTTAAGGGGTCGGCTTCGGGCGGCTTTTGGAAAAACCAAAAACGAAACGAAatcccccccccgccccccaaCACCAAAAAGGAATGAAAAaaaatccgaaaaaaaaaattatagtttgtaCTCAAAATCAAAAAGCCCGATCCGcatttaattagttattaacatttattaattattaaaataaatatttaaaatttaccttTATGGTAGTTTGATTTCTCGCTCGTGTGGCACGTCCGAACAGGATGTCTCATGTATGTGCACAATGTCGaaatataaaatacttttcaacttttattatttataaggaaaacaatttagaatttaaaactctaaaataaaaaatataaaaattgacaaaatattctaatatttcaaaaattataggtttttttttattacaattttcttttccaatataGAAAGGTGTTGTGTTTTCATAATACATGAGTCTCAACTATAGAGTTTTGTTACAACattcttttttcaaataaattcaaaaagagtAATTGTGGAAGAGATGCTGTCTAACGGTTGACCCTCACATAGAGTCTCGCTTTACCCTGCccgatatatataaaaagtagtAGGGTAAGAAAATATACAAGTTTCAATGGATGTGCTGCGAGCCGATTGGTTTGACCGCTGGTTCGATCAGAACCCTCCTTTAGGAAGCACGCTAGGAGGACGAGTGGCGACGAATGATGACCCTCGAAACTTGCGCCCACTACCGGATCAAGCAATTCGGCCGATGAGGGGTCGAATCAGCCGAGTTCAATTCGTACACTAGGTTCGGTTCGACTAGATCAACCGAGTCAGGGAATAACATAGTATTTTTCTATTTGGCTGAAGAGCCAAAAAGCTCAAATATATTGCTCAGAGAACTAGAAAATGTTTACAAATAGGGCGTGCGACCCTAGATGAAAATCCTCGCTAcggactactcctagaaaatacaataaatgcagaaaaaggAAAGGATTATAAGTAAACTACTCCTAAAAAGTAGTAAAATGTGAGGGAAATAAAAATTGGTCTTTTCGTTCACAACGGTTACCAGGCATCCTCTGTTTATTTATAGCTCCGCCTGTTGCTTATTCAGTTATTTTCCACCATTGGCCATGTTCCTATTTCTGTACACCACTTTCAGCCGAGCAACTGAATCGTTGTAACCACTTTTCAGTTACGGGTGCGCTTTTCCCGATTCCTGTCGCATCACGTGTTGTCTAATGGCTGGTTTCAGGGACCATTCTTGTGGTGCACCTGGTCTACCACATGGCGTGATTTGCTTGGCGcaaacaattgccccctcggcaacTTCCAAACGATCAGTTCGGTGGCTGGCGTAATCTCCTTTAAGGGTTCAGATTCCAAGATCATCATTTCAAATTGCCTCGTACTGtcttgtaacacactgaacctctgcaaattgcgaggttcgagtgcttggatgtatttcgagcttttccacactttgtggaggtttgtagaatgttttccgacctaaaaagttcgaaaactgaaattctggacaagtcctgagagtttttactctcggggaccggtccctggaaggagagaccagtcccccagtgagcagtgttgcggcagccctgaggcaaccggtccctagcgggcgagaccggtccccgagctcatcttcgcagtgagagaccggtcccgcgcagggagagatcgattcccgaacgttgttTTCCGgattcgcagcgagagaccggtccctgctggggagagaccggcccctctgggcgaaaactgcccagaccgggctgttgtaattttggatttttgggggacctagctggattttgttacaatagagggtctatatgacccatccactctctcctctcctcatttctcttctctcaactctctctacacccttgatagagaagaagaagaagaaggagaaggagaagaatgaaggaagaagaagaagtttgagagctactagtggacttcgagcatcttcctcaccctctcttcttccttggtgcttggaggTTGAACTTGGAGCTTGTCaaagagaagatcttcacccttggagcttggattggagcttctaaggaggtttgttgctctttttcttcctctagacTTTGATTTGAGAGGGTTTTAGTAGATGGACCTAGAATGGAATTGTAGGGTTGATTTGGGGcattttgatctagggcttttgggctAAATTAgtgtttagaaccttccttgggctgatggaaggattctagctctctttggagctttggatagatttcttctcttgaggtgagtttagCCCTTTTGTCTGttggttaatatttgatcttGTAGTTGATCGtaaatgcccgtgtatctcatcgctcaatacttttagggtatttagactcgtggacaacttcgttcgcgCGAAACGAGCGCCCTACGCGACCGGTTCGGTGggttgacctagccacacaatgagaacttctatttgtgatgaattaagtatcatTATTGAAAagtatgcatattcttgttata
It encodes the following:
- the LOC109715880 gene encoding inositol-tetrakisphosphate 1-kinase 1-like → MAAAEEESRLCSGRFSIGYALAPKKQQSFIQPSLVSLARARGIDLVPIDPSLPLSHQGPFHCVLHKLYGDEWRAQLDAFAARNPSVPVVDRPAAIDRLHNRISMLQVVSEIDVGGGGDRSETFGIPSQVVVYDAAALANSTLVGALRFPVIAKPLVADGSAKSHKMALVFHREGLRKLKPPLVLQEFVNHGGVIFKVYVVGDHVQCVKRRSLPDVSEEGLERNAEGSVSFSQISNMTTTKDSMEEPLLEEAEMPPLSFVAEIARGLGRALGLHLFNFDVIRDVRVGNRYLVIDINYFPGYAKMPGYEEVLTDFFWKIVHEQNKDGADDKESSVGDAEK